Proteins found in one Hypericibacter terrae genomic segment:
- a CDS encoding cation-translocating P-type ATPase, with protein sequence MRLGSGARGLTEEEAERRLASVGWNRLPQPPRTPAWRRFAGQFRSLLIYILLAAAILTAVIGEWLDCAVILGVVLINGTIGYLQEARAENALAAIRKLLAPSVTLLRNGVRQRIPAERLVPGDIALLEPGDRLSGDMRLIEAHGLSIQESVLTGESAPVEKTSSPVGVDAELGDRRSMAFAGTLVTRGHGTGVVVATGERTEAGRIGRLLIAIEPSTTPLAESLDRFGRQFTYAVLALAILGFGLGTLWRDYDHGEMLLAAVGLGVAAIPEGLPAIVTIALAIGVQRMARRHAIVRRLAAVETLGAVDIICTDKTGTLTRNEMTIESVVTGAAAVEVTGVGYELGGFLTASDVPIAAGAIDGDLLEVIQGGLLCNDADVSRDATGAPQVAGDPTEIAFLILGYKAGRDYAVMRRSKPRIDQLHFTSERRFMATLHESGDGRRVLYAKGAPERLLDLCAIAPGSAERAAWDAAANRLGQRGQRVLAVAAAQGVALARLDDRGRDLPPMKLLGLVGMSDPPRPEAIQAIARCRAAGIRVKMITGDHVETARAIGRKLGFANAEQVVTGGAIDRMTPAELQRIAGDVDVFARTGPEHKLRLVEALQAAGAVVAMTGDGVNDAPALKRADVGIAMGKEGTEAAKEAAQLVLSDDNFATITAAVEEGRTIYENLRKTLTYLLPTNGGEAASIIVAILFGVTLPISPLQILWINLATEITLTLAIAFETAEPGLMRRSPRRRDAPLLDRTLLWRILFVTALMTAACFGTFLWEMSQSGHVALARTVAVNTLVGIEVAYLFNIRSLTGSVLNWKALTGNRVVLGAVAAILGLQAAFTYAPPMQSFFGTVAMPLASWGAVALCAGAAFLLIELEKLIKRQGARGNADSPAAA encoded by the coding sequence TTGCGCCTTGGGAGTGGCGCGCGGGGGCTGACCGAGGAGGAGGCCGAACGCCGCCTGGCGAGCGTCGGCTGGAACCGATTACCGCAGCCGCCCAGGACGCCGGCCTGGCGGCGTTTCGCCGGCCAGTTCCGGAGTCTCCTGATCTACATCCTGCTTGCCGCCGCGATCCTGACCGCGGTGATCGGGGAGTGGCTCGATTGCGCGGTGATTCTCGGCGTGGTGCTGATCAACGGGACGATCGGATATCTCCAGGAGGCGCGCGCCGAAAACGCACTCGCCGCCATCCGCAAGCTGCTCGCGCCCAGCGTCACGCTGCTTCGGAATGGCGTTCGCCAAAGGATCCCGGCCGAGCGATTGGTGCCGGGCGATATCGCCCTGCTCGAACCCGGCGACCGTCTGTCCGGCGACATGCGGCTGATCGAGGCACACGGGCTGTCGATCCAGGAGTCGGTTCTGACCGGAGAGTCGGCCCCGGTCGAAAAGACATCCTCGCCGGTCGGCGTCGATGCCGAGCTCGGTGATCGACGCTCGATGGCGTTCGCCGGCACCCTGGTGACCCGTGGCCATGGAACCGGCGTCGTGGTCGCGACCGGCGAACGAACCGAGGCGGGGCGCATCGGCCGGCTGCTGATCGCCATCGAGCCTTCCACGACGCCGCTCGCCGAAAGCCTCGACCGCTTCGGCCGGCAATTCACCTACGCCGTGCTGGCGCTGGCGATTCTTGGATTCGGGCTGGGCACGCTGTGGCGCGATTACGACCATGGCGAGATGCTGCTCGCGGCGGTCGGGCTGGGGGTTGCCGCCATTCCCGAAGGCCTCCCGGCGATCGTGACGATCGCGCTGGCGATCGGGGTGCAACGAATGGCGCGCCGCCACGCCATCGTCCGCCGGCTGGCGGCGGTCGAGACGCTGGGGGCGGTGGACATCATCTGCACGGACAAGACCGGGACCCTGACGCGGAACGAAATGACGATTGAATCTGTCGTCACCGGGGCCGCTGCGGTCGAGGTTACCGGCGTCGGCTACGAGTTGGGCGGTTTCTTGACAGCATCGGACGTTCCGATCGCGGCCGGGGCAATTGACGGCGATCTCCTCGAGGTGATCCAGGGCGGCTTGCTGTGCAACGACGCCGACGTGTCCCGGGATGCGACCGGCGCCCCGCAGGTTGCCGGCGATCCGACGGAGATCGCCTTCCTGATCCTGGGATACAAGGCCGGCCGTGACTATGCCGTCATGCGGCGGAGCAAGCCTCGCATCGATCAACTGCACTTCACGTCCGAACGGCGCTTCATGGCGACGCTCCATGAATCGGGCGATGGCAGGCGCGTCCTCTATGCCAAGGGAGCGCCGGAGCGTCTGCTGGACCTTTGCGCGATCGCACCCGGCAGCGCCGAGCGGGCGGCCTGGGACGCCGCGGCGAACCGGCTGGGGCAAAGAGGACAGCGCGTTCTGGCGGTGGCGGCAGCCCAGGGCGTTGCGCTCGCCAGGCTCGACGATCGGGGGCGCGACCTGCCGCCGATGAAGCTGCTGGGCCTTGTCGGCATGAGCGATCCGCCGCGGCCGGAGGCGATCCAGGCGATCGCCCGCTGCCGTGCGGCAGGCATCCGGGTGAAGATGATCACTGGCGACCATGTGGAAACCGCGCGGGCCATCGGCCGGAAGCTCGGTTTCGCCAACGCGGAGCAGGTCGTCACCGGCGGGGCGATCGACCGGATGACACCGGCGGAGCTGCAGCGGATCGCCGGCGATGTCGATGTCTTCGCCCGCACCGGGCCGGAGCACAAGCTTCGTCTGGTCGAGGCCCTGCAGGCCGCGGGCGCCGTGGTGGCGATGACGGGCGACGGCGTCAACGACGCCCCGGCGCTGAAGCGCGCCGATGTCGGCATCGCGATGGGGAAGGAGGGAACGGAAGCGGCGAAGGAGGCGGCACAACTGGTCTTGTCCGACGACAATTTCGCCACCATCACGGCGGCGGTCGAGGAGGGGCGCACGATCTACGAGAACCTGCGGAAAACCCTCACCTACCTTTTGCCCACCAATGGTGGCGAAGCGGCGTCGATCATCGTGGCCATTCTGTTCGGCGTCACGCTGCCGATTTCGCCGCTGCAGATCCTGTGGATCAATCTCGCCACCGAGATCACGCTGACTCTGGCGATCGCCTTCGAGACGGCGGAACCCGGCCTGATGCGGCGTTCGCCCCGCCGCCGCGACGCGCCTCTGCTCGATCGCACGTTGCTGTGGCGGATTCTGTTCGTCACGGCATTGATGACAGCCGCCTGCTTCGGCACGTTTCTCTGGGAGATGTCCCAGAGCGGACATGTCGCTCTGGCCAGGACCGTGGCGGTCAACACCCTGGTGGGCATCGAGGTCGCGTATCTCTTCAACATCCGGTCCTTGACCGGGTCGGTGCTGAATTGGAAGGCGCTGACCGGCAATCGGGTCGTGCTGGGAGCGGTCGCCGCGATCCTCGGTCTGCAGGCGGCATTCACCTACGCGCCGCCGATGCAGTCCTTTTTCGGAACGGTGGCGATGCCGCTGGCGAGCTGGGGCGCCGTGGCCCTTTGTGCCGGTGCCGCGTTCTTGCTGATCGAGCTTGAGAAGCTCATCAAAAGGCAGGGGGCGAGAGGAAATGCGGACTCGCCGGCCGCGGCCTAG